A portion of the Glycine max cultivar Williams 82 chromosome 10, Glycine_max_v4.0, whole genome shotgun sequence genome contains these proteins:
- the LOC102659841 gene encoding uncharacterized protein translates to MTLQLDDCSITRPYGEVEDVLVKVRHFTFPADFVIMDIEEDVEIPLILGCPFMLTAKCVVDMGNGNLEISVDDQKVTFNLFDAIKHLSDHKSYFKMEAVEHEVAMVARAMVLQSPLEKALTIVVDCLTKEEEKELKKCLEELDGLKGSPSEKVVFEELNKDIPTEKAKVYLKILLDHLKYVFLEDNEARPVVISNSLTDEEESRLVKDLKKHRAAIGWHISDLKGISLSYCMHKINMEAEYKPVRQPQRRLNLSMKEEVLKLLEAGLIYPISDSAWVSPVQVVLKKGGMIVIRNEKNDLIPIRIVMGCRMCIDYKKLNDATRKDHFPLPFMDQMLERLAGQSFYCFLDSYSCYNQIVV, encoded by the coding sequence ATGACATTACAGCTAGATGATTGTTCAATTACAAGACCCTACGGTGAAGTAGAAGATGTGTTGGTCAAGGTGCGTCACTTCACGTTCCCTGCTGATTTTGTGATAATGGATATAGAGGAAGATGTTGAGATTCCATTGATCTTAGGCTGTCCATTCATGTTGACGGCTAAATGTGTGGTGGACATGGGAAATGGTAACCTAGAAATAAGTGTAGATGATCAAAAGGTTACCTTCAATTTATTTGACGCAATTAAGCATCTAAGTGACCACAAGTCCTATTTTAAGATGGAGGCAGTTGAGCATGAGGTGGCCATGGTAGCTAGAGCTATGGTATTACAATCTCCATTAGAAAAAGCTCTGACTATTGTTGTGGATTGCCttacaaaggaagaagaaaaagaattgaaaaaatgCCTAGAAGAGTTAGATGGATTAAAAGGAAGCCCTTCAGAAAAAGTTGTGTTTGAAGAACTAAATAAGGACATTCCCACAGAGAAGGCTAAGGTGTATCTAAAGATCTTGCTGGATCATTTGAAGTATGTGTTCTTAGAAGATAATGAGGCAAGACCAGTGGTTATTAGCAATTCTCTAACTGATGAGGAGGAATCTCGGCTGGTGAAAGATTTGAAGAAGCATAGGGCAGCGATTGGATGGCACATATCCGACCTTAAGGGAATTAGCCTTTCCTACTGCATGCACAAGATCAACATGGAAGCCGAGTACAAACCTGTGAGACAGCCGCAAAGAAGACTGAATCTTTCTATGAAGGAAGAAGTGCTCAAGTTGTTGGAAGCAGGCCTCATCTATCCCATCTCTGATAGTGCATGGGTGAGCCCCGTACAGGTAGTCCTTAAGAAGGGTGGCATGATAGTGataaggaatgaaaagaatgattTGATCCCCATAAGAATAGTCATGGGGTGCAGGATGTGCATCGATTACAAAAAGTTGAATGATGCCACAAGGAAGGATCACTTTCCTCTTCCTTTCATGGACCAGATGCTTGAGAGATTAGCTGGTCAATCATTCTATTGTTTTCTGGATAGCTACTCTTGTTATAATCAAATTGTTGTCTAG